A window of the Saccharomyces eubayanus strain FM1318 chromosome II, whole genome shotgun sequence genome harbors these coding sequences:
- the RPL23A gene encoding 60S ribosomal protein uL14 encodes MNCADNSGARNLYVIAVKGSGSRLNRLPAASLGDMVMATVKKGKPELRKKVMPAIVVRQAKSWRRRDGVFLYFEDNAGVIANPKGEMKGSAITGPVGKECADLWPRVASNSGVVV; translated from the coding sequence ATGAACTGTGCTGACAACAGTGGTGCCAGAAACTTGTACGTCATCGCCGTCAAAGGTTCTGGTTCCAGATTGAACAGATTGCCAGCCGCCTCTTTAGGTGATATGGTTATGGCCACCGTCAAGAAAGGTAAGCCAGAATTAAGAAAGAAGGTTATGCCAGCTATTGTTGTTCGTCAAGCCAAGTCCTGGAGAAGAAGAGACGGTGTCTTTTTGTACTTCGAAGACAATGCCGGTGTCATCGCCAACCCAAAGGGTGAAATGAAGGGTTCTGCCATCACTGGTCCAGTCGGTAAAGAATGTGCCGATTTATGGCCAAGAGTTGCATCCAACTCCGGTGTTGTCGtgtaa